In the genome of Altererythrobacter sp. TH136, one region contains:
- a CDS encoding 3'-5' exonuclease gives MTYYSTARTASEILAEQLEADPNYRVLRRLPHREQIWCRSMPVENAGASIVLGVIDSETTGLDCQRDKMIELALVKLTMDPLTGDVLDVSAPISWLEDPGEPLSAQIEALTGLTDADLAGEFFCEEKIFNAFSDVDVLVAHNAAFDCGFLAARFPRLNKPVACSLTEIEWPTHGLEGGKSIGSLLTAAGHFLGQAHRAAPDAWALCCLLMMRGADARSIASHLFDRARRPTARAYAVGAPYALKDTLKAAGYRWAAPQRAWAIEGETDRIASEVDWLTTLLPAIRPKVVAINWRNRHTGW, from the coding sequence ATGACCTACTACTCTACAGCTCGCACGGCATCGGAAATCCTTGCAGAGCAACTCGAAGCAGATCCGAACTATCGTGTTCTTCGCCGGCTCCCGCACCGCGAGCAAATCTGGTGCCGCAGCATGCCGGTCGAGAACGCCGGCGCATCAATAGTGCTTGGGGTAATCGACAGCGAAACCACTGGACTTGATTGCCAACGGGACAAGATGATCGAGCTGGCGCTGGTGAAGCTTACCATGGACCCCCTCACCGGTGACGTACTAGACGTCAGCGCTCCGATCTCATGGTTAGAGGATCCGGGTGAGCCGCTCAGCGCGCAGATCGAAGCTCTGACGGGACTGACAGACGCTGACTTGGCGGGCGAGTTTTTCTGCGAAGAGAAGATCTTCAATGCGTTCTCCGATGTCGATGTCCTCGTCGCGCATAACGCTGCTTTCGACTGCGGATTTCTGGCCGCCCGGTTTCCCCGCCTCAATAAGCCGGTTGCCTGCTCCTTGACTGAAATCGAGTGGCCAACACATGGCTTGGAAGGCGGAAAATCGATCGGCAGCCTGCTTACGGCGGCAGGACATTTCTTGGGGCAAGCGCATCGAGCGGCGCCGGATGCATGGGCCCTGTGCTGCTTGCTGATGATGCGCGGTGCCGACGCCCGCTCAATCGCAAGCCACCTATTCGATCGCGCCCGCCGCCCGACTGCGCGCGCATATGCCGTCGGAGCGCCATATGCGTTGAAAGACACATTGAAAGCCGCCGGATATCGATGGGCAGCTCCACAACGGGCTTGGGCGATTGAAGGGGAAACAGACCGAATTGCCAGCGAGGTCGATTGGCTCACCACTCTTCTTCCAGCCATTCGCCCCAAGGTCGTTGCGATCAACTGGCGGAACCGACACACCGGCTGGTAG
- a CDS encoding helix-turn-helix transcriptional regulator — protein sequence MGKMQESDKKVSRAMFPAEAVPQDVGSKIAGARLGQGWTQDRLATKSGVARVSVLRVEGGERRVRPETIFRIAHALSIDMHDLVPDWPEWELFQLGVHGQRTRERRRALGLSAAQLARAAGVSEATLSRHERGIGFSPSLLDQVGDRHYANNEKLAVALGFADIEEFEQYCGGKSRA from the coding sequence ATGGGCAAGATGCAAGAAAGCGACAAGAAAGTGAGCAGGGCTATGTTTCCTGCGGAGGCCGTGCCCCAGGATGTTGGGTCCAAAATTGCCGGAGCCCGCCTCGGACAAGGATGGACCCAAGACAGGCTAGCGACCAAGTCGGGTGTCGCCCGGGTGTCTGTTCTGCGTGTGGAGGGAGGGGAGCGGCGAGTTCGCCCCGAGACCATCTTTCGCATCGCTCACGCACTGAGCATCGACATGCACGATCTTGTGCCAGATTGGCCAGAGTGGGAGCTGTTCCAGCTAGGGGTGCACGGACAACGTACGCGAGAACGCCGGCGGGCTCTCGGCCTGAGTGCAGCTCAGCTCGCCCGTGCTGCCGGTGTTAGTGAAGCGACGTTGTCACGTCATGAGCGCGGCATCGGCTTCAGCCCATCACTCCTCGATCAGGTCGGCGATCGACATTACGCTAACAACGAGAAGTTGGCGGTAGCTCTGGGCTTCGCCGACATCGAGGAGTTCGAACAGTATTGCGGAGGCAAAAGTCGAGCCTAG